The following proteins are encoded in a genomic region of Sebastes fasciatus isolate fSebFas1 chromosome 12, fSebFas1.pri, whole genome shotgun sequence:
- the pomgnt2 gene encoding protein O-linked-mannose beta-1,4-N-acetylglucosaminyltransferase 2: MRASVAGCRMSVGALLNGLLVSVVAALLWKYSKLNEHATLLEEELHMTRQSQELSQARIDYHVALQALQEHGTRMVCTGKMHTDRICRFDYLCYCSEAEEFVFFHSNSSVMLPNLGSRRFQPALLDLSSVEDHNTQYFNFLELPAAALKFMPKPVFVPDVTLILNRFNPDNLMHVFHDDLIPAYYTMKQYSDLDDEARLVFMEGWGEGPHFDLYRLLSSKQPLLKEQLRNFGKLMCFTKSYVGLSKMTTWYQYGFVQPQGPKANMLVSGNEIRQFARALMEKMNITKAEEVEKDGGSSEDEKKEEYVVVFSRSTTRLILNEAELIMTLAQEYQMRVVTVNLEDQTLPSIVQVISGASMLVSMHGAQLITSLFLPRGAVVVELFPFAVNPEQYTPYKTLATLPGMDLHYVSWRNTKEENTITHPDRPWEQGGIVHLEKEEQERILASKDVPRHLCCRNPEWLFRIYQDTLVDIPSFLEVLKEGMKTKPSVKKSKPASTVHPGRVREPQCQTSVQTTNEAKLTVSWQIPWNLKYLKVREVKYEVWIQEQGENTYMPYILPQQNYTFSENIKPFTTYLVWVRCIFNKNLLGPFADVLTCRT, encoded by the coding sequence ATGCGGGCTTCAGTGGCAGGCTGCAGGATGAGCGTGGGCGCGCTCCTTAACGGGCTGCTGGTCTCCGTGGTCGCAGCTCTGCTTTGGAAGTACTCCAAGCTGAACGAGCACGCCaccctgctggaggaggagctgcacaTGACCCGGCAGTCCCAGGAGCTCTCGCAGGCCCGCATCGACTACCACGTCGCCCTGCAGGCTCTTCAGGAACACGGCACCCGCATGGTCTGCACCGGCAAGATGCACACCGACCGCATCTGCCGCTTCGACTACCTCTGCTACTGCTCCGAGGCCGAGGAGTTTGTGTTCTTCCACTCCAATTCCTCCGTCATGTTGCCGAACCTGGGGTCGAGGCGCTTCCAACCTGCCCTGCTGGACTTGTCCTCAGTAGAGGATCACAACACCCAGTACTTCAATTTTTTAGAGCTCCCAGCTGCTGCTTTAAAGTTTATGCCTAAGCCCGTGTTCGTGCCAGATGTGACACTGATCCTAAACCGGTTTAATCCAGACAACCTAATGCACGTGTTCCATGATGACCTGATCCCAGCCTACTACACCATGAAACAGTATTCAGACTTAGATGACGAGGCGCGTTTGGTTTTTATGGAGGGCTGGGGTGAAGGCCCACACTTTGACCTCTACCGACTCCTCAGCAGCAAGCAGCCACTGCTCAAAGAACAGCTCAGAAACTTTGGCAAGCTCATGTGTTTTACCAAATCCTACGTTGGCTTGTCCAAGATGACCACCTGGTACCAGTACGGATTTGTTCAACCGCAGGGGCCCAAAGCCAACATGCTGGTCTCAGGAAATGAGATCCGGCAGTTCGCCAGGGCTCTGATGGAGAAAATGAACATCACAAAGgcggaggaggtggagaaggatggagggagtAGCGAGGatgagaaaaaggaggaatacgTTGTTGTGTTTAGTCGCTCGACAACAAGGCTGATACTGAATGAAGCGGAGCTAATCATGACGCTGGCCCAGGAGTACCAGATGCGAGTGGTCACAGTAAACCTAGAGGACCAGACTCTCCCCAGTATCGTCCAGGTGATCAGCGGTGCTTCCATGTTAGTCAGCATGCACGGAGCTCAGCTCATCACCTCGCTCTTCCTCCCCAGAGGAGCTGTCGTGGTGGAGCTGTTCCCCTTCGCTGTGAACCCAGAGCAGTACACCCCATATAAAACCCTAGCCACCCTTCCGGGCATGGACCTCCACTACGTCTCCTGGAGGAACACCAAGGAGGAGAACACCATCACCCACCCAGACCGACCCTGGGAACAAGGGGGCATCGTTCACTTGGAGAAGGAGGAGCAAGAGCGAATACTGGCGAGCAAAGACGTCCCCAGGCACCTGTGCTGCCGCAACCCAGAGTGGCTCTTCCGGATCTATCAGGACACTTTGGTGGACATCCCTTCCTTCCTGGAAGTCCTTAAAGAGGGCATGAAGACAAAGCCCAGCGTGAAGAAGTCAAAGCCGGCCAGCACAGTCCACCCGGGCCGGGTCAGGGAGCCCCAGTGTCAGACCTCGGTACAAACCACCAATGAGGCTAAACTCACAGTGTCCTGGCAGATCCCGTGGAACCTCAAATACCTGAAGGTGAGAGAGGTGAAGTACGAGGTGTGGATCCAGGAGCAGGGAGAGAACACCTACATGCCTTATATCCTTCCCCAGCAGAACTACACCTTCTCAGAGAACATTAAGCCCTTCACCACTTACCTGGTGTGGGTCAGGTGTATCTTCAACAAGAACCTCCTGGGCCCCTTCGCAGATGTTCTCACGTGCAGGACCTAG